Below is a genomic region from Kribbella qitaiheensis.
GGTGTTGCCGAGCCGGTCGCCCAGGTTCAGCGTGAACGGCGCCAGCAGCACCATCCATGAGACTGACTGGAACAGGTAGCCCGTCATCGACCGCTGTCCGAGTGCGGAGATCGCCACCACCGGCAGACTCAGCGTCCGGCGACGAGCAGTCAGCTTCCCGACCAGCAGTGCGAACAGGGCGACGTACCCAGGTCCGCCGAACTCTCCGCTGACGTTGTGCAGCAGGTTCATCGAGTCCATGGCCGCGCTGTCGACCTGCAGCCAGCCAGCAGCCACTAGTGCGAGCGGAAGCCCGCCCAGCACGGTGATGCTCATGCAGACGACCGCTACGCGAGTCAGCAAGGTGCGGTGGTCCCGCGGGTTCTCCAGTAGTTGCTTGCGAGCGGCCCAGATGCCGAGCCACACGATCACGGTGAAGCCGGTCACGTACGCCGTGTGCGCCGGCCACTCGTGCAGCCGGTCCACCAGGCTCGCTCCGTAGCTGTTGGCGCCCAGTGACGGGTTCGGGCTGTTCGTCATGCCGTGTGCGGGGCCGGAGGTGTTCACGATCGCAAGCGCGGTCAGGCCGACCACCACGATCGTGTAGACGACCTGGGCGCCCCAGATCCACAGGATGATCTTGTGGAACTTGTCGCCGCGGTTGAGCAGGAGCAAGGTGCAGAGGATTCCGACGATGCCGTAGGCGCCGAGGAAGTCACCGAAGTACAGCAGCGTCGCGTGAACCAGCCCGAAGGCGATCATCCAGGTGTGGCGCTTCAGCAGGATCTTCCGTACTGCGCCCGGCGTCGCGCCCGAGTTCCGCTGGCGCCGGGCCAGCTGAACGAGGCCGTAGCCGAACATCACCGCGAAGACCGGGTAGGCCCGAGCGTCGACCAAGGTGATCTTGAGGAAGTTGAGGATCCGCTCGAGGCCGTGCGGGCTCCCGTTCAGGCCGGGGCCGCCGGCGAAGGCGAAGTTGGCGGCGTTGGCCAGACCGATCATCAGCAGCATCGCGCCGCGGATCAGGTCGGGGGCCAGCGCCCGCTCGGCGCCCAGGACCGGACCGCGATGGTCGGCGCCGGGCGAGGCCGGATGCGAGGTCAGTGGCGGCACGGGATTCATCCCTTTCAAAAACTGTGTTGGGGTTGAGCTGTTACCCAGAATCCTGCCGTCGCGGCCGCCCCGGCCCCAGCGGCCTGAGCCCACTCCCGCGGTGGTGCTACCACCTCTATCCGGACGCTTGTGACACTTCTTGTCGATTGTGCAGACGAAGTGTCACAAGTCGGCTATGCTGACGGCCATGGACAGCTTTCAGGCGACGATCGACGCGGACGGCCGGATCGAGCCGCGCGACGCGATGCCCGAGGGGTATCGCAAGACCCTGATCCGGCAGATCGCGCAGCACGCGCACTCGGAGATCATCGGCATGCAGCCCGAGGGCAACTGGATCAGCCGCGCGCCGTCGCTGCGCCGCAAGGCGATCCTGATGGCCAAGGTGCAGGACGAGGCCGGCCACGGGCTCTACCTGTACGCCGCGGCCGAGACGCTCGGCGTCGACCGGGCCGACCTGCTCGACCTGTTGCACGCCGGAAAGCAGAAGTACTCGAGCATCTTCAACTACCCGACGCTGACCTGGGCCGACATCGGAGCGATCGGCTGGCTGGTCGACGGCGCCGCGATCGTCAACCAGGT
It encodes:
- a CDS encoding DUF418 domain-containing protein, with protein sequence MPPLTSHPASPGADHRGPVLGAERALAPDLIRGAMLLMIGLANAANFAFAGGPGLNGSPHGLERILNFLKITLVDARAYPVFAVMFGYGLVQLARRQRNSGATPGAVRKILLKRHTWMIAFGLVHATLLYFGDFLGAYGIVGILCTLLLLNRGDKFHKIILWIWGAQVVYTIVVVGLTALAIVNTSGPAHGMTNSPNPSLGANSYGASLVDRLHEWPAHTAYVTGFTVIVWLGIWAARKQLLENPRDHRTLLTRVAVVCMSITVLGGLPLALVAAGWLQVDSAAMDSMNLLHNVSGEFGGPGYVALFALLVGKLTARRRTLSLPVVAISALGQRSMTGYLFQSVSWMVLLAPFTLNLGDRLGNTAFTAAGAAIAVWTTSVIAAYQMKKHSYRGPAETLLRRLTY